The Plasmodium vinckei vinckei genome assembly, chromosome: PVVCY_14 genome window below encodes:
- a CDS encoding ras-related protein Rab-11A, putative: MSMKEDYYDYLFKIVLIGDSGVGKSNLLSRFTRDEFNLESKSTIGVEFATKSIQLKNDKIIKAQIWDTAGQERYRAITSAYYRGAVGALLVYDITKKNTFENIEKWLKELRDNADSNIVILLVGNKSDLKHLRVINDNDATQFAKKEKLAFIETSALEATNVELAFHQLLNEIYNVRQKKQATKSEDNVNIQPRGKKINVDDDNDENEKKLKTKCC, encoded by the exons ATGTCAATGAAAGAGGATTATTACGATTACCTTTTTAAAA ttGTCCTAATTGGAGATTCGGGAGTAGGAAAATCAAACCTGCTTTCCAG ATTTACAAGGGACGAATTTAACTTAGAAAGTAAAAGTACGATAGGCGTAGAATTCGCTACAAAAAGTattcaattaaaaaatgataaaattataaaagcaCAAATATGGGATACAGCAGGCCAAGAAAGATATAGAGCCATTACCTCGGCATATTATCGAGGGGCAGTAGGGGCTTTGCTAGTTTATGAtataactaaaaaaaatacctttgaaaatattgaaaaatggTTAAAAGAATTAAGAGATAATGCCGATTCAAAcattgttattttattggTTGGTAATAAAAGCGATTTAAAGCATTTACGTgtaataaatgataatgatGCAACCCAGTTtgcaaaaaaagaaaaattagcTTTTATTGAAACCTCAGCTCTTGAAGCTACGAATGTGGAATTAGCATTTCACCAGTTATTAAACG aaaTCTATAATGTcagacaaaaaaaacaagcCACAAAAAGTGAAGATAATGTAAACATACAACCAcgaggaaaaaaaattaat GTGGACGAtgataatgatgaaaatgaaaaaaaactcAAAACAAAATGCTGTTGa